One window of the Thermodesulfomicrobium sp. WS genome contains the following:
- a CDS encoding cysteine desulfurase family protein, translating to MPQPIYLDHNATTPLHPEVKRVMVEMLDVFGNPSSLHAFGREARARVEAARAQVAALVHADPAEVVFTGSGSEANNTVLSLVRCTKTACRCDLGTRKGLVTTAIEHPCVLETAKYLRRLGHPVTILGVDRSGRIDLDELRAAITPEVGLVSIMTANNETGTIQDIPEAARIAHEAGALFHTDAVQAAGKIPVDVRAWDVDFLTLSAHKIYGPKGVGALVARRGTPLCPLILGGHQEAGRRAGTENTIGIAAMGEAARMRLAEMDTEAPRLAALRDRLRQGIEGTIPDVTFNGHPEHTLPSTLNVSFMGVEGEAILLYLDAVGIAVSTGSACASGSLDPSHVIMALGVPVEYAHGSIRISLGRETTEEHIDTMLRELPPIIANLRAISSAYRRKS from the coding sequence ATGCCCCAGCCTATCTATCTCGACCACAATGCCACCACCCCCCTCCACCCGGAGGTCAAACGGGTGATGGTGGAGATGCTGGATGTCTTTGGGAACCCATCGAGTCTCCACGCCTTCGGCCGTGAGGCCCGTGCCCGCGTGGAGGCCGCCCGCGCCCAGGTAGCGGCCCTGGTGCACGCCGACCCTGCGGAAGTGGTGTTCACCGGCAGCGGCTCGGAAGCCAACAACACCGTACTCTCACTGGTGCGCTGCACCAAGACCGCCTGCCGCTGCGATCTGGGCACGCGCAAAGGGCTGGTGACCACGGCCATCGAGCACCCGTGCGTCCTGGAGACGGCCAAATACCTGCGCCGTCTGGGGCACCCGGTCACCATCCTCGGGGTGGACCGCTCCGGCCGCATCGACTTGGACGAGCTGCGTGCCGCCATCACCCCGGAAGTGGGGCTCGTGTCCATCATGACCGCCAACAACGAGACCGGCACCATCCAGGACATCCCGGAAGCTGCGCGCATCGCCCATGAGGCCGGCGCCCTGTTCCACACCGACGCCGTACAGGCCGCCGGCAAGATCCCCGTGGATGTGCGCGCCTGGGACGTGGATTTCCTCACGCTCTCCGCCCACAAGATCTACGGCCCCAAGGGCGTGGGCGCCTTGGTGGCGCGCCGCGGCACGCCCCTGTGCCCGCTCATCTTAGGCGGCCACCAAGAGGCCGGCCGGCGTGCGGGCACAGAAAACACCATCGGTATTGCGGCCATGGGCGAGGCGGCGCGCATGCGCCTGGCGGAAATGGACACCGAGGCCCCCCGCCTTGCGGCCCTGCGGGACCGCCTGCGCCAGGGCATCGAAGGTACCATCCCAGATGTCACCTTCAATGGCCATCCCGAGCACACCCTGCCGAGCACCCTCAACGTCTCCTTCATGGGGGTGGAAGGCGAGGCCATCCTCCTCTATCTGGACGCCGTGGGCATCGCGGTCTCCACCGGTTCGGCCTGTGCGTCCGGATCCCTGGATCCTTCCCATGTGATCATGGCCCTGGGCGTACCCGTGGAGTACGCCCACGGTTCCATCCGCATTTCCCTTGGTCGGGAGACCACGGAAGAGCACATCGACACCATGCTGCGGGAACTGCCCCCCATCATCGCCAACCTGCGCGCCATCTCCAGCGCCTACCGGAGGAAGTCATGA